One window of Paludibacter propionicigenes WB4 genomic DNA carries:
- a CDS encoding response regulator transcription factor — MEKIILVDDHALFREGMKLLIETEGIGTVVAEAENGKEFVELLDTHTPDLVILDIEMPVMGGLEALSRAKKIQPDIKVLVLTMLSEKANYSDMVSAGAMGFVLKTAGKKDLEKAMKTLIGGECYFSNELLRQIIVNITTQQKIAPKSLVKIDHGITDNEMEVLRYLCQGLTVSQIAEKIFRSVKAVEARRSLLLKKTNTPDTINLILYAIKCGWVEI; from the coding sequence ATGGAGAAAATTATACTCGTCGATGATCATGCTTTGTTTCGGGAAGGAATGAAACTTCTCATTGAAACAGAAGGTATAGGTACAGTGGTGGCCGAAGCCGAAAATGGAAAAGAGTTTGTAGAATTACTTGACACACATACCCCCGATTTAGTCATTCTGGACATAGAGATGCCGGTTATGGGTGGGCTGGAAGCACTCAGTAGAGCAAAAAAAATTCAACCCGATATAAAAGTTCTGGTGCTCACCATGCTCAGCGAAAAAGCCAACTACTCCGATATGGTAAGCGCAGGAGCTATGGGATTTGTACTCAAGACTGCCGGTAAAAAAGATTTGGAGAAAGCCATGAAAACACTCATTGGAGGTGAATGCTATTTCTCTAACGAACTGCTGCGTCAGATCATTGTCAATATCACAACGCAGCAAAAAATTGCCCCCAAATCATTAGTCAAAATAGATCATGGAATTACGGATAATGAGATGGAAGTGCTCCGCTATCTTTGTCAGGGACTCACGGTTTCACAAATTGCTGAAAAGATTTTCAGGTCTGTAAAAGCAGTGGAAGCACGTCGGTCTTTATTACTCAAAAAAACAAATACTCCCGATACAATTAATCTTATACTGTATGCCATCAAATGTGGCTGGGTAGAGATTTGA
- a CDS encoding PAS domain-containing protein yields the protein MMDTASSKLKKEAGAFLQSRSILAGVDTPESESLRLIRELLANQTLLENENKKLRVSKESVIQEYEVYQDIINNQPVGIYRIQVFPVKDWGYNAWHSSDNPPYLMKLANDRFCEILGVTRQEFENNPYLVADLIYADDKADFIKKNEDANRTKTPFNWQGRIVVHQEMKWVRMESHPRVLASGHVIWTGLLHDITERKRTEEALIATRLKLDDIVEAVHVGIVDIHVETGELTYNQVYPKMVGYTHEELGKVLKESPIPGWRGIVHPDDVDITFDAYTRYAESNLPYYEYECRVRHKDGHWVWMHQRASITERSPDGRPLIMSGIHTDISHRKRLEQELNELNEDLEKRIAERTRELEELYSSLQLTEEKFRTIADFTYDWEYWKSPENEIIYMSPSVEKMTGYTVQEFVDNPILLDNIVYENDSAVWLNHKKDRHNQTSNDNSSEINFRIKRKDGQIRWIGHICRDIIVNGKSLGLRVSNRDITEKVEAENKLLQIAIEVEERERNRFSSELHDGLGPLLSIIKLYFQWLSETNDVEKMKMITLKGNESIESAIQSTRELAHGLSSQLLMKTGFVNALLHFTERINETQKIKINFTYNSTDRFSWITEVALYRITTELIKNTLTYAQATDIDIQFYFDKAKNIITFVYTDNGIGFDWLEKAQNGAGLGLMNIQNRVQQMRGELNIDSSSGGGMKTYLKLPLVEYSDVNLFKE from the coding sequence ATGATGGACACTGCATCTTCAAAACTAAAAAAAGAAGCCGGGGCGTTTCTGCAATCAAGGTCAATCTTAGCCGGCGTTGATACACCGGAGTCTGAGAGTTTGCGACTTATACGGGAATTGCTGGCAAATCAGACTTTGTTGGAAAACGAGAACAAAAAGCTTCGGGTTTCGAAAGAATCAGTCATACAAGAATATGAAGTCTATCAAGATATTATCAACAATCAACCCGTTGGAATCTATCGTATTCAAGTGTTTCCCGTGAAAGACTGGGGCTACAATGCCTGGCACAGTTCCGACAACCCGCCCTATTTGATGAAACTGGCAAATGATCGGTTCTGCGAAATACTGGGAGTGACACGACAAGAGTTTGAAAACAATCCGTACCTTGTTGCCGACTTGATATACGCCGATGATAAAGCTGACTTTATCAAAAAGAATGAAGACGCAAATAGAACCAAGACTCCCTTCAATTGGCAAGGACGAATAGTGGTTCATCAGGAGATGAAGTGGGTACGCATGGAGTCACACCCGCGGGTACTTGCCAGTGGCCATGTTATCTGGACCGGCTTACTCCACGATATTACCGAACGGAAAAGAACAGAAGAAGCTTTGATTGCAACTCGATTAAAGCTCGACGATATTGTAGAGGCAGTGCATGTAGGAATTGTAGATATACATGTAGAGACAGGCGAATTGACTTACAATCAGGTATATCCCAAAATGGTTGGCTATACTCATGAAGAGTTGGGCAAAGTTTTAAAAGAATCTCCTATCCCCGGTTGGAGAGGCATAGTACACCCCGATGATGTAGATATTACCTTCGATGCATATACCCGATATGCAGAAAGCAACTTGCCTTATTACGAATACGAATGCCGGGTCAGGCATAAAGATGGTCACTGGGTGTGGATGCACCAACGAGCCAGTATTACCGAGAGATCTCCCGATGGCCGCCCGTTGATTATGTCGGGGATTCACACCGATATTTCGCACCGCAAACGCCTGGAACAGGAACTGAATGAACTGAATGAAGACCTTGAGAAGCGGATTGCCGAACGTACCCGGGAGCTGGAGGAACTCTATTCATCACTTCAACTTACCGAAGAAAAGTTTCGAACCATAGCCGACTTTACCTATGATTGGGAATATTGGAAAAGCCCGGAAAATGAAATTATCTACATGTCGCCATCGGTTGAAAAAATGACGGGCTATACAGTTCAGGAGTTTGTAGATAATCCCATACTATTAGATAATATTGTTTACGAAAACGATAGTGCCGTATGGCTAAACCATAAAAAGGACAGGCACAATCAAACATCAAATGATAATAGTTCGGAGATCAACTTCAGAATTAAACGTAAAGACGGGCAGATACGTTGGATTGGACATATATGCCGGGATATAATAGTAAACGGTAAATCTCTCGGGCTACGAGTATCGAACAGGGATATTACCGAAAAGGTGGAGGCGGAGAATAAATTGTTGCAGATAGCTATAGAAGTTGAGGAGCGGGAGCGGAATCGCTTTTCCAGCGAACTGCACGACGGACTGGGGCCACTACTCTCTATCATCAAATTATACTTCCAATGGCTATCGGAGACAAATGACGTTGAAAAAATGAAGATGATTACCCTGAAAGGAAATGAAAGTATTGAAAGCGCCATACAGTCTACCCGTGAACTGGCACATGGTCTAAGCTCGCAATTATTGATGAAGACTGGCTTTGTAAATGCCCTGCTGCATTTTACAGAGCGAATTAATGAGACACAAAAAATTAAAATCAATTTTACCTACAATAGTACCGATCGGTTTAGCTGGATTACAGAGGTGGCATTGTACCGAATTACTACCGAGCTGATTAAAAATACGCTGACCTATGCTCAGGCAACCGATATTGATATTCAATTTTATTTTGATAAAGCTAAAAATATTATTACTTTTGTGTATACCGATAATGGCATTGGGTTTGACTGGCTGGAGAAAGCCCAAAATGGAGCTGGATTAGGGCTAATGAATATTCAAAACCGGGTACAGCAGATGAGAGGTGAACTCAATATCGATTCAAGTTCGGGAGGTGGTATGAAAACCTATCTAAAACTGCCGTTAGTTGAGTATTCTGACGTGAATTTATTTAAAGAATAA
- a CDS encoding alpha/beta hydrolase-fold protein, with protein MKQLITLMVVLLMCGNMAKSQNNVAPAPLGFDIVREGIAHGKIDTISYKSKTVGTVRKALIYTPPGYSKDKKYPVLYLLHGIGGDEKEWFNQGQPQVILDNLYADKKVEPMIVVLPNGRAMKDDRAVGDVYGKAAAFATFEQDLLKDLIPFIEKKYPVIKDSEHRAVAGLSMGGGQSLNFGLGNLDKFAWVGGFSSAPNTKMPKELLPNPELAKQKLQLLWISCGDKDGLITNSKRTHDYLVANDVPHIYYVDHGYHDFKVWKNSLYMFSQLLFKPVDKSAFKAISNVGRPAESNARSAKYPQMLPDGRAIFRIKAPEVAKMQLDLGKKYDMVKTGDGVWEVTTDSLSEGFHYYSLIVDGVSVADPSSESFYGMSRMASGIEVPFKGDSYYEFRNVPHGDIRIKNYYSKVTNSWRSFYMYTPPGYDQNTSEKYPVLYIMHGGGEDQRGWATQGKTDLIIDNLIAEKKAVPMIVIMPDGNLPAGNFGEEGLKLFEKEMKQSIIPFVEKNYRVKTDAQSRALAGLSMGGLQTLYMGLFNTDMFAYLGVFSSGWIQNMFNDVANRQYEYLQNNVDKVNANLKKLWISQGGKEDIAWQNCQTMRGKLDAMKIKYTYSEYPGGHTWPVWRNNIYNFAQLLFK; from the coding sequence ATGAAACAACTAATCACATTGATGGTTGTATTGCTTATGTGCGGCAATATGGCTAAATCTCAAAACAATGTAGCACCGGCACCTCTTGGTTTCGATATTGTGCGTGAAGGCATAGCGCATGGAAAAATTGATACCATTAGTTACAAATCCAAAACAGTAGGAACTGTTCGCAAGGCGCTTATTTACACTCCTCCCGGATACTCTAAAGACAAAAAATACCCGGTTCTTTATCTGTTGCACGGAATTGGTGGCGACGAAAAGGAATGGTTTAACCAGGGTCAGCCTCAGGTTATTCTGGATAATCTGTATGCAGATAAAAAAGTGGAGCCTATGATAGTTGTGTTGCCCAATGGACGGGCAATGAAAGATGACCGTGCTGTGGGCGATGTTTATGGTAAAGCTGCGGCATTTGCCACTTTTGAGCAAGATTTGCTGAAAGATTTAATCCCGTTCATCGAAAAAAAATATCCTGTCATTAAAGACAGTGAACACAGAGCTGTTGCAGGCTTGTCTATGGGTGGCGGTCAATCGTTGAATTTCGGCCTTGGAAACCTCGACAAATTTGCCTGGGTTGGAGGCTTTTCTTCGGCACCAAATACCAAAATGCCCAAAGAGCTGCTTCCTAATCCTGAACTGGCAAAGCAAAAATTACAATTACTCTGGATATCATGTGGCGATAAAGATGGTTTGATTACTAACAGTAAAAGAACGCATGATTATCTTGTTGCCAATGATGTTCCTCATATTTACTATGTTGATCATGGCTATCACGATTTTAAAGTGTGGAAAAACAGTCTGTATATGTTCTCTCAGTTGTTATTCAAACCTGTCGACAAGTCAGCATTCAAAGCTATCAGTAATGTGGGACGACCTGCCGAAAGCAATGCAAGATCAGCTAAGTACCCTCAAATGCTGCCCGATGGTCGTGCGATATTTCGTATCAAAGCTCCTGAAGTAGCAAAAATGCAGCTCGATTTGGGCAAAAAGTATGATATGGTAAAAACCGGAGACGGTGTTTGGGAAGTGACTACCGATTCGTTGAGCGAAGGTTTTCATTACTATTCTTTAATTGTTGATGGAGTTTCGGTTGCCGATCCGTCCAGTGAATCTTTCTACGGGATGAGCCGTATGGCCAGTGGCATTGAGGTTCCATTCAAAGGAGATAGTTATTATGAGTTTAGAAATGTTCCTCACGGCGATATAAGAATTAAAAACTATTATTCAAAGGTAACTAACTCGTGGAGGAGTTTTTACATGTATACCCCTCCGGGATACGACCAAAATACAAGCGAAAAATATCCGGTGCTTTACATTATGCACGGTGGTGGCGAAGATCAGCGTGGTTGGGCAACTCAGGGAAAAACAGATTTGATTATAGACAACTTGATTGCTGAAAAGAAAGCTGTTCCGATGATAGTGATAATGCCCGATGGAAATCTTCCGGCAGGTAATTTCGGCGAAGAAGGTCTGAAACTGTTTGAAAAAGAGATGAAGCAAAGTATTATTCCTTTTGTTGAGAAAAATTACAGAGTAAAAACCGATGCTCAATCGCGTGCTCTTGCCGGCTTATCGATGGGCGGTCTTCAAACACTTTACATGGGATTGTTTAATACCGACATGTTTGCATATTTGGGCGTTTTCAGCTCAGGTTGGATTCAAAATATGTTTAACGATGTGGCAAACAGACAATATGAATATTTGCAAAACAACGTGGATAAAGTGAATGCAAACCTGAAAAAGCTCTGGATTTCTCAGGGAGGAAAAGAAGATATTGCATGGCAAAATTGCCAGACGATGCGTGGAAAACTGGATGCCATGAAAATCAAATATACCTACAGCGAATATCCCGGCGGACATACCTGGCCTGTTTGGAGAAATAATATCTATAATTTTGCTCAACTATTATTCAAATAA
- a CDS encoding family 43 glycosylhydrolase produces the protein MFKLRTTFIAFTCMASVFSSFSQEKVKQKTIANPLNLSYRFCLDAPSRREAADPTMVTFKNEYYLFASKSGGYFHSTDLINWDLITTKDLPLEDYAPTVVVMKDTLYFMASGNAPITIYKTANPKSGKWAVANAHFPIGMTDPDLFVDDDGRLYFYYGCSDKDPIYAVELDTKTLNPIGQPIALFNSNKKEHGWERFGDYNEKDESPWVEGSWMTKHDGKYYLQYSVPGTQFKSYCDGLYESDKPLGPFKLAAHNPVSAKPEGFIASAGHSSTFQDKYGNYWHVSTMTISQKHMFERRLGLFPTFFDNDGVMYVYTGFGDFPYKVPNKKISSPEELFPKWMLLSYNKPVAASSELQGHPARYAADEEIRTYWSAKTGNKGEWIAMDLQKLSTINAVQINFAENNTKTMGRKPGIYYQYLLEYSTDGTTWKPLADKTKNTTDVPHDYIELKMPVKARYVRLTNYHMADGTFALAGLRVFGNGGGEAPAQVKDLILSRSNTDKCVVNLKWTKSPRAIGYNIRYGTQKDKLYQNYQVLGVESLTIRNLNALQKYFFTIDTFNENGITKGTIIKEIN, from the coding sequence ATGTTTAAACTAAGAACTACATTCATAGCATTCACATGCATGGCAAGTGTTTTCAGTTCTTTTTCGCAAGAGAAGGTGAAGCAGAAGACAATTGCAAATCCGTTGAATTTGAGCTATCGGTTTTGTCTGGATGCTCCATCCCGACGCGAGGCTGCAGATCCTACCATGGTTACATTTAAAAATGAGTATTATTTGTTTGCATCAAAATCAGGAGGATACTTTCACTCTACCGATTTAATCAATTGGGATTTAATTACCACCAAAGATCTTCCACTGGAAGATTATGCTCCGACCGTGGTGGTGATGAAGGATACTTTGTATTTTATGGCGTCCGGAAATGCTCCGATTACAATTTACAAAACAGCTAATCCAAAATCAGGAAAATGGGCGGTGGCCAATGCGCATTTCCCTATCGGAATGACCGATCCCGATTTGTTTGTTGATGATGACGGACGCCTGTATTTCTATTATGGCTGTTCGGATAAGGATCCGATTTATGCCGTTGAACTTGATACCAAAACATTGAATCCCATCGGTCAGCCAATTGCTTTGTTCAATAGTAATAAAAAGGAACATGGATGGGAGCGTTTTGGCGATTACAATGAAAAGGACGAGAGCCCGTGGGTGGAAGGTTCGTGGATGACCAAACACGACGGGAAGTACTATTTGCAATATTCAGTTCCGGGAACACAGTTCAAGAGTTATTGTGATGGACTGTATGAATCAGATAAACCACTTGGCCCATTCAAGTTAGCTGCGCATAATCCTGTGTCAGCTAAGCCCGAAGGTTTTATTGCAAGTGCAGGTCATAGCAGTACCTTTCAGGATAAATATGGAAATTACTGGCATGTGTCTACAATGACTATTTCTCAGAAACACATGTTCGAACGCCGTCTGGGCTTGTTTCCGACGTTTTTCGACAACGATGGTGTTATGTACGTTTATACCGGGTTTGGAGATTTCCCGTATAAAGTGCCCAATAAGAAGATCAGTAGTCCCGAAGAGTTGTTCCCGAAATGGATGTTGCTTTCGTACAACAAACCGGTTGCTGCTTCCTCCGAGTTGCAGGGACATCCGGCACGGTATGCTGCCGATGAGGAGATCAGAACTTACTGGAGTGCCAAAACAGGTAATAAAGGTGAGTGGATTGCCATGGACTTGCAAAAATTAAGTACGATCAATGCCGTGCAGATCAATTTTGCAGAAAATAATACCAAAACCATGGGTCGCAAACCGGGCATTTATTATCAGTACCTGCTCGAATATTCTACAGATGGCACAACATGGAAGCCGCTGGCGGATAAAACCAAAAATACAACGGATGTTCCCCACGATTATATTGAATTGAAAATGCCCGTGAAGGCGCGTTATGTGCGACTGACCAACTATCACATGGCCGACGGCACTTTTGCTTTGGCAGGATTGCGGGTTTTTGGTAACGGTGGGGGAGAAGCACCTGCTCAGGTAAAGGATTTGATATTAAGTCGATCGAATACAGATAAGTGTGTGGTGAATCTTAAGTGGACAAAATCGCCTCGTGCAATAGGATACAATATCCGTTATGGAACTCAGAAGGATAAATTATACCAAAACTATCAGGTATTGGGTGTTGAATCATTGACAATAAGAAATCTGAATGCACTTCAAAAGTATTTCTTTACAATTGATACTTTTAATGAGAATGGAATCACAAAAGGAACAATTATAAAAGAAATCAACTAA
- the xyl3A gene encoding xylan 1,4-beta-xylosidase, with the protein MKKGLLTFIAFLFTVSLVAQQLPYQNPKLSAEVRATDLLARLTLAEKAALMQNNSPAIPRLGIKAYEWWNEALHGVGRSGVATVFPQAIGMAASFNNGLLFDAFTAVSDEARAKSNKFSEQGGLKRYQGLTYWTPNVNIFRDPRWGRGQETYGEDPYLTSLMGVAVVKGLQGPDNAEYDKLHACAKHFAVHSGPEWNRHSFNAENINPRDLWETYLPAFKALVQKADVKEVMCAYNRFEDEPCCGSNRLLTQILRNDWKFDGLVVSDCWAISDFYKPNAHATQPDATHAAANAVLNGTDLECGSDFRNLPEAVKAGLIEEKRIDVSLKRLLKARFELGEMNSDQVWPISYSVVNSEKHQNLALRMAEESIVLLQNNNNILPLSKKLKIAVMGPNANDSVMQWGNYNGFPAHTVTLLEAMRKSFPGAQLIYEPGCDRTMDVAVSSLFQECSIDGKKGFVAQYWNNRNSEGEPVATDVLKNAFRLTTTGATAFAAGVNIRDFSAKYKTVFRPTKSGDVTFQFQVSGRTSLTINGEIVNRNVSANTPTNVYQLKAEAGKSYEIEIAFSQGNTDANLNFDFGTLVPLDLSASIAKVKDADVVVFAGGIAPSLEGEEMRVTVPGFKGGDRTDIELPAIQRRLLQALKDAGKKVVFVNFSGSAMGLVPETQSCEAILQAWYPGQAGGTAVANVLLGNYNPSGRLPVTFYKNVAQLPDFEDYSMKGRTYRYMTEKPLFSFGYGLSYTKFVLGTAKLNKSSIKANETLKITVPVTNAGKVAGTEVLQVYVRKVKDVDGPAKTLRGFKKVNIEPGKTSQISIDLTSSAFEFYDWTQRKMMVTPGEYEVYYGTSSDAKDLKKASIIIR; encoded by the coding sequence ATGAAAAAAGGATTACTGACATTTATAGCTTTTTTATTTACTGTGAGCCTTGTGGCTCAACAATTACCTTATCAAAATCCAAAATTAAGTGCTGAAGTTCGTGCTACAGATTTACTAGCCCGATTAACGCTTGCAGAAAAAGCTGCCCTTATGCAGAATAATTCACCTGCTATCCCTCGTTTGGGCATAAAAGCCTATGAGTGGTGGAATGAGGCTTTGCACGGGGTTGGACGCTCAGGGGTGGCTACGGTGTTTCCTCAGGCTATCGGTATGGCCGCATCGTTCAATAACGGATTATTGTTTGATGCATTTACCGCTGTTTCTGACGAGGCGAGAGCCAAATCGAATAAATTTAGTGAGCAGGGAGGTTTGAAACGTTATCAGGGTTTGACATACTGGACACCAAACGTGAATATTTTTCGTGATCCACGCTGGGGACGCGGACAGGAAACTTATGGAGAAGATCCGTATCTGACCAGTCTTATGGGAGTGGCCGTGGTGAAAGGCCTGCAAGGTCCCGATAACGCCGAATATGATAAGTTGCATGCTTGTGCTAAACATTTTGCTGTTCACTCCGGTCCCGAGTGGAACCGACACTCGTTCAATGCCGAAAATATTAATCCGCGCGACTTGTGGGAAACTTATCTTCCTGCTTTTAAAGCATTAGTTCAGAAAGCGGATGTAAAGGAAGTGATGTGTGCCTACAACCGGTTCGAAGATGAGCCTTGCTGTGGTAGCAATCGGTTATTGACTCAAATTCTTCGTAACGACTGGAAGTTTGATGGTTTGGTAGTGTCTGACTGTTGGGCAATTTCTGATTTTTATAAACCAAACGCACATGCCACTCAACCGGATGCCACTCATGCAGCTGCCAATGCAGTATTGAATGGTACGGACTTAGAGTGTGGAAGCGATTTTCGAAATTTGCCGGAAGCTGTGAAAGCCGGTTTAATCGAAGAAAAACGGATTGATGTTTCACTCAAAAGACTATTAAAAGCTCGTTTCGAGTTGGGTGAAATGAATAGCGACCAGGTATGGCCAATATCTTATTCTGTAGTGAATAGTGAGAAACATCAAAACCTGGCTCTTCGAATGGCGGAAGAGAGCATTGTGTTGCTTCAGAATAACAACAATATATTACCACTCAGCAAGAAACTGAAAATTGCAGTAATGGGCCCGAATGCCAATGATTCTGTAATGCAGTGGGGAAATTATAACGGTTTCCCGGCACACACAGTTACATTGCTCGAAGCAATGCGTAAGTCATTTCCGGGAGCTCAGCTTATTTATGAACCGGGCTGCGACCGTACAATGGATGTAGCTGTAAGCAGTCTTTTTCAGGAGTGCAGCATAGATGGTAAGAAAGGATTTGTGGCTCAGTACTGGAACAATCGAAACTCAGAGGGTGAGCCTGTAGCAACTGATGTGCTTAAAAATGCATTCCGATTGACAACTACAGGAGCAACTGCTTTTGCTGCTGGTGTAAATATCCGGGATTTTTCGGCAAAATATAAGACCGTATTTCGCCCAACAAAGTCTGGCGATGTAACATTCCAGTTTCAGGTAAGCGGAAGAACCAGCTTGACTATCAACGGAGAGATTGTAAATCGTAATGTTTCTGCTAACACTCCAACCAATGTGTATCAGCTAAAAGCAGAAGCCGGTAAATCTTACGAAATAGAGATTGCTTTTTCGCAGGGCAATACCGATGCGAATCTGAATTTTGATTTTGGAACTCTTGTGCCGTTAGATTTAAGCGCAAGTATTGCTAAGGTTAAAGATGCTGATGTTGTTGTGTTTGCCGGTGGTATTGCACCTTCGCTCGAAGGTGAGGAGATGAGAGTTACCGTTCCGGGATTCAAAGGTGGCGACCGTACCGATATCGAACTACCTGCTATTCAACGCCGATTATTGCAGGCTTTGAAAGATGCAGGAAAAAAGGTTGTGTTTGTCAACTTCTCTGGTTCGGCTATGGGGCTTGTTCCTGAAACACAGTCGTGTGAAGCAATTTTACAAGCTTGGTATCCAGGACAAGCCGGTGGTACAGCAGTAGCGAATGTTCTGTTGGGCAACTATAATCCTTCAGGTCGACTTCCGGTTACGTTTTATAAAAATGTGGCACAGTTACCTGATTTTGAAGATTACTCCATGAAAGGGCGCACGTATCGCTACATGACAGAAAAGCCTTTGTTTTCATTCGGATACGGACTTAGTTATACTAAATTTGTTTTAGGAACAGCTAAACTTAATAAGAGTTCTATAAAAGCCAATGAGACACTCAAAATCACAGTACCGGTTACTAACGCCGGTAAAGTGGCAGGAACAGAAGTATTACAAGTTTATGTGCGTAAAGTAAAAGATGTTGACGGTCCAGCGAAGACTTTACGTGGATTCAAGAAAGTAAATATTGAGCCCGGAAAAACAAGCCAGATTTCGATTGATCTGACTTCATCTGCTTTTGAGTTTTATGACTGGACTCAAAGAAAAATGATGGTTACTCCCGGAGAGTATGAAGTGTATTATGGAACTAGTTCCGATGCAAAAGATTTGAAAAAAGCATCGATAATTATTCGATAG
- a CDS encoding single-stranded DNA-binding protein, with amino-acid sequence MSVNKVILVGNVGKDPEVRYLEKNLAVANFTLATTERGYTTQSGIQVPERTEWHNIVAWRGLAELSEKYIRKGSQLYIEGKIQTRSWEKDGIKRYTTEIFADTIQLLGKKPESTEPLSTVAAPPADAIQAPPHAEDDLPF; translated from the coding sequence ATGTCTGTTAACAAAGTAATTTTGGTAGGGAATGTAGGAAAAGATCCTGAAGTTCGCTACCTGGAGAAAAATCTGGCTGTTGCAAATTTCACCTTAGCAACTACAGAAAGAGGCTACACAACTCAAAGTGGAATACAAGTGCCTGAACGCACAGAATGGCACAACATTGTTGCCTGGAGAGGGTTGGCCGAACTGTCTGAAAAGTACATCCGAAAAGGAAGCCAATTGTACATTGAAGGAAAAATACAAACCCGTTCGTGGGAAAAAGACGGTATTAAACGCTATACAACGGAGATTTTTGCTGATACTATCCAACTGTTAGGCAAGAAGCCTGAGAGTACTGAACCATTAAGTACTGTTGCAGCCCCTCCGGCTGATGCTATACAAGCACCTCCTCATGCCGAGGATGATCTTCCTTTTTAA
- a CDS encoding Dabb family protein, which produces MIKHIVFFGLAENAEGKSKAENAKIIKSELENLINFIPEIKKIEVGINDPNAPKTNYDIALYSEFDSLETLDIYQEHPEHKRVAAYIGKVKTTRAAVDYNV; this is translated from the coding sequence ATGATTAAGCATATTGTTTTTTTCGGATTAGCCGAAAATGCCGAAGGAAAGTCGAAAGCGGAGAATGCAAAGATTATCAAATCGGAACTGGAAAACCTCATTAATTTTATTCCTGAAATAAAAAAGATTGAAGTTGGAATAAACGACCCTAACGCTCCAAAAACAAATTATGATATAGCTTTGTATTCGGAATTTGATAGCCTGGAAACCCTGGACATCTATCAGGAACATCCGGAGCACAAGCGCGTTGCAGCCTATATCGGTAAAGTAAAAACAACCAGAGCTGCTGTAGATTACAACGTCTGA